The genome window CAATATCACGTAAAGAATTTTACGTGATATAATTAGTAGAGAAGGCTTAATTGAATAGCGTAATGATATTGGAACAATAGAGACAAAAAAGTATATCAGCTTCCAAGCTGTCTCACTTGATCTTCCGAGATAGCTCTCAGCAATTCTGAATGATTGATTGGTTTTGTAAAGTAACGATCAAAGCCAGCCTCAAGAAATCGTATCCGATCTTTGTCTAGCGTATAGCACGTGATTGCATACATGGGAACTTCCTGATAGTCATCCTTATCTTTTAGGATACTCATAACCTCAGAACCATCCATCTGACCGCTTCCTAAATTAATATCCATAAGAATTAGATTAAACCGATCTTGAGAAGTGAAGTTCAATGCTTCTTTTGCACTAGTGGCAATGGTATTTGTAAAATCAAAAGTCAGGTCGTTGAGGATGTAATCCATCAACTTGGCATTTATCTCATTATCCTCTACAGTCAAAATTTTCATCCAGCTAGGTTTTAATTATTCAGATATCAGCTCAATGGCTGGTAATTTTATTTCAAATTGTGATCCTTCATTTACAACACTATGAACGACAATTGAACCTCCCATCAGTTGA of Marinobacter alexandrii contains these proteins:
- a CDS encoding response regulator; translation: MKILTVEDNEINAKLMDYILNDLTFDFTNTIATSAKEALNFTSQDRFNLILMDINLGSGQMDGSEVMSILKDKDDYQEVPMYAITCYTLDKDRIRFLEAGFDRYFTKPINHSELLRAISEDQVRQLGS